One window of the Reyranella humidisoli genome contains the following:
- a CDS encoding acyl carrier protein, translating to MQAVQELVVPAHTATAPSLQFDVMHEIFNLLAPYNVGSKPITPQTAISKGLTVDSLTIMDVIMELEDRFDVTIPMNVAANIVTIDQLAEAVVSQRAGR from the coding sequence ATGCAGGCCGTTCAGGAACTGGTCGTCCCCGCCCACACCGCCACCGCGCCCTCGCTGCAGTTCGACGTGATGCACGAGATCTTCAATCTTCTGGCTCCGTACAATGTCGGCAGCAAGCCGATCACCCCGCAGACCGCCATCTCCAAGGGACTGACCGTCGATTCGCTCACGATCATGGATGTGATCATGGAGCTAGAGGACCGGTTCGACGTCACCATTCCCATGAACGTTGCCGCCAACATCGTGACGATCGACCAGCTCGCCGAGGCCGTCGTTTCGCAGCGCGCGGGACGCTGA
- a CDS encoding NAD+ synthase, with amino-acid sequence MTDTLKVGLAQLNPRVGDVAGNLAKVRAARAEAAKQGADLVLFSEMVLAGYFPEDLVLKPAFQQACHDAVDALRADTRDGGPALFVTTPWREEGKLYNAVVALDKGEIIGKRYKVDLPNYGVFDDKRVFSAGPMPGPLVFRGVRIGVPICEDVWTPDVVECIAETGGEILLVPNGSPYEAGKTDIRVQLGVKRVVESSLPFVYLNQVGGQDEVVYDGASFVLGADRSLKAKLASFAEEVATVEFRRGAGGWECQPGPVARELDRLESIYQAMVLGLRDYVNKTGFPSVVIGLSGGVDSAITAAVAADALGPERVHAIMMPSPYTSRESLEDAEACAKAIGIRYDVVDIGPAMEAFRGMLTPLFGNRAEDVTEENIQSRARGVTLMAVSNKLGGMVVTTGNKSEMAVGYATLYGDMCGGFNVLKDVYKTTVFELCCWRNAHLPIGTLGRPGAVIPSRIIDKPPSAELRPDQQDSDSLPPYPTLDAILKGLIERDLDTAALAKEGHDPAIVDRVWRLLEGAEYKRRQAPPGVKITSRNISRERRYPIVNGFRG; translated from the coding sequence ATGACGGACACTCTCAAAGTCGGGTTGGCGCAGCTCAATCCCAGGGTCGGCGACGTCGCCGGCAATCTGGCGAAGGTACGGGCCGCGCGCGCCGAGGCTGCCAAACAGGGCGCCGACCTGGTGCTTTTCTCCGAAATGGTGCTGGCGGGTTACTTCCCCGAGGACCTCGTCCTGAAACCCGCCTTCCAGCAGGCCTGCCACGACGCCGTCGACGCGCTGCGCGCCGACACGCGCGACGGCGGCCCGGCGTTGTTCGTCACCACGCCGTGGCGGGAGGAGGGCAAGCTCTACAATGCCGTCGTCGCCCTCGACAAAGGCGAGATCATCGGCAAGCGCTACAAGGTCGACCTGCCGAACTACGGCGTCTTCGACGACAAGCGCGTCTTCTCGGCCGGACCGATGCCGGGTCCTCTCGTCTTCCGCGGCGTGCGGATCGGCGTGCCCATTTGCGAGGACGTGTGGACGCCCGACGTCGTCGAGTGCATCGCCGAAACCGGCGGAGAAATCCTGTTAGTGCCCAACGGCTCGCCCTACGAGGCTGGCAAGACCGACATCCGCGTGCAGCTCGGCGTGAAGCGCGTGGTCGAAAGCAGCCTGCCCTTTGTCTACCTCAACCAGGTGGGCGGGCAGGACGAGGTCGTCTATGACGGCGCGTCGTTCGTCCTAGGGGCCGACCGGTCGCTCAAGGCCAAGCTGGCGTCGTTCGCGGAGGAGGTCGCCACGGTCGAGTTCCGCCGGGGGGCGGGCGGCTGGGAGTGCCAGCCCGGCCCTGTTGCGCGCGAACTGGATCGGCTCGAATCGATCTACCAGGCGATGGTGCTGGGCCTGCGCGACTATGTGAACAAGACCGGCTTTCCTTCGGTGGTGATCGGTCTCTCGGGTGGCGTCGATTCGGCCATCACGGCGGCCGTGGCGGCCGACGCTCTGGGGCCCGAGCGCGTGCACGCGATCATGATGCCGTCGCCCTATACCAGCCGGGAGTCGCTCGAGGATGCCGAGGCCTGCGCCAAAGCGATCGGCATTCGCTACGACGTGGTCGACATCGGTCCGGCGATGGAAGCGTTTCGTGGCATGCTGACGCCGCTGTTCGGCAACCGCGCCGAGGACGTGACCGAGGAGAACATCCAGAGCCGCGCCCGCGGCGTCACCCTGATGGCGGTATCCAACAAGCTGGGCGGCATGGTGGTGACGACCGGCAACAAGTCGGAGATGGCGGTGGGCTATGCCACGCTTTACGGCGACATGTGCGGTGGCTTCAACGTGCTGAAGGATGTCTACAAGACGACGGTGTTCGAGCTCTGCTGCTGGCGCAATGCACACCTCCCGATCGGCACGCTCGGCCGGCCGGGCGCCGTGATCCCTTCGCGCATCATCGACAAGCCGCCCTCTGCCGAGTTGCGGCCCGACCAGCAGGATTCGGATTCGCTGCCGCCCTATCCGACGCTCGATGCCATCCTGAAAGGACTCATCGAACGCGATCTCGACACTGCCGCGCTGGCAAAGGAGGGTCACGATCCTGCGATCGTCGACCGGGTCTGGCGGCTCTTGGAAGGTGCCGAATACAAGCGCCGCCAGGCGCCGCCCGGCGTTAAAATCACCTCTCGCAACATCAGCCGCGAGCGGCGATATCCCATCGTGAACGGATTCAGGGGATAG
- a CDS encoding RidA family protein codes for MTIKFHNPKSVSVAGKYSLGVEVPPEARVLYVSGQVGVDSAGKLQDGIEAQSDQVWKNIGEVLKAGGMDFRDIVKLTVFLTDSRFIPAFREVRGKYVGQEPYPASTLLVVAGLADPSMLVEVEVIAAK; via the coding sequence ATGACCATCAAGTTCCACAATCCCAAGTCCGTCTCCGTCGCCGGCAAATACAGCCTCGGCGTGGAGGTGCCGCCCGAAGCGCGCGTGCTCTACGTGTCGGGTCAGGTCGGCGTCGATTCGGCCGGAAAGCTGCAGGACGGCATCGAGGCGCAGAGCGACCAGGTCTGGAAGAATATCGGCGAGGTGCTCAAGGCCGGCGGTATGGATTTCCGCGATATCGTGAAACTAACCGTCTTTCTGACGGACAGCCGCTTCATCCCGGCGTTCCGCGAGGTGCGCGGCAAGTATGTCGGGCAGGAGCCGTATCCGGCGTCCACTCTGCTCGTGGTAGCGGGGCTGGCCGATCCCTCGATGCTGGTCGAGGTCGAGGTGATCGCCGCCAAGTAA
- a CDS encoding phosphodiesterase: protein MLIVQISDTHLKREGELLFGRLDTQGYLERAVAHVNALDPRPDIALVTGDLVDSGKPEEYANLRRVLSPLAMPFYLIPGNHDARDALRQAFPDHVYLPDDGFLHYVVEDLPLRLIALDTLVEGKGHGALSDGQLDWLDARLAESDRPTLLFMHHPPFDVGIAPLDAARLHEGSERLAEIVRRRGNVERVLCGHVHRPIQVRWAGTLASIAPSTAHQASLDLREGAKLSMTMDPPGVALHLWRPPTGLISHVSYVGDYEGPRPFR from the coding sequence ATGCTGATCGTACAAATCTCCGACACGCACCTGAAGCGCGAGGGCGAGCTGCTCTTCGGCCGCCTCGACACGCAGGGCTATCTCGAGCGCGCCGTTGCCCATGTGAATGCGCTCGATCCGCGGCCGGATATCGCGCTGGTGACGGGCGATCTCGTCGACAGCGGCAAGCCCGAGGAATACGCGAACCTCAGGCGGGTGCTGTCGCCGCTGGCGATGCCGTTCTACCTGATCCCCGGCAATCACGATGCGCGTGACGCGCTGCGCCAGGCGTTTCCCGATCATGTCTATCTGCCGGACGACGGCTTCCTGCACTATGTCGTCGAGGACTTGCCGTTGCGGCTGATCGCGCTCGACACGCTCGTCGAAGGCAAGGGGCACGGCGCGCTATCCGACGGCCAGCTCGACTGGCTGGATGCGCGGCTGGCCGAAAGCGACCGGCCGACGCTTCTGTTCATGCATCATCCGCCATTCGACGTCGGCATCGCGCCGCTCGACGCAGCCCGTCTCCATGAGGGATCGGAGCGTCTGGCGGAAATCGTGCGCCGCCGCGGCAATGTCGAGCGCGTGCTGTGCGGCCACGTCCATCGCCCGATCCAGGTACGGTGGGCCGGGACCCTGGCGTCGATCGCGCCCAGCACCGCCCATCAGGCGTCGCTCGATCTTCGAGAAGGCGCCAAGCTCTCGATGACCATGGATCCGCCCGGCGTGGCGCTTCATCTGTGGCGGCCGCCCACGGGATTGATCAGCCATGTGAGCTATGTCGGCGACTACGAGGGGCCCCGTCCTTTCCGCTAG
- the ppk2 gene encoding polyphosphate kinase 2, which produces MKKKSSTRANTRRSVRLGETARSQSARSIQKSVEKEAVEAAEDSKEIAVRDILGLMVPDRKHELAEALQAIMAGASPDDAIALKRALQSSEAEQAIAGPHPDEELADDWRQGGYPYRNLMLRRSYEKAKYGLQVELLKLQNWTKEQKQKVVILFEGRDAAGKGGAIKRFMEHLNPRGARVVALEKPSEMERGQWYFQRYVQELPTAGEIVLFDRSWYNRAGVERVMGFCTDEEYKEFMRQAPEFERNLTRSGLHLIKFWFSVSREEQRRRFKERQVHPLKHWKLSPIDLASLDKWEDYTKAKEAMFQHTDTADAPWTVIKSDCKKRARLNAMRYLLHRLPYDGKDPKKIGALDPLLVGRAHVVYERGENASAVL; this is translated from the coding sequence ATGAAGAAGAAGAGTAGCACGCGCGCGAACACCCGGCGTTCCGTCAGACTCGGCGAAACGGCGCGATCGCAATCGGCCCGCTCGATCCAGAAGTCGGTCGAGAAAGAAGCCGTCGAGGCTGCGGAGGACTCGAAGGAAATCGCGGTGCGCGACATCCTCGGACTGATGGTTCCGGACCGAAAGCACGAGTTGGCCGAAGCCCTTCAGGCGATCATGGCAGGAGCATCACCCGACGACGCCATCGCCCTGAAGCGCGCCCTTCAAAGTTCCGAGGCCGAGCAGGCTATCGCAGGCCCCCATCCGGACGAGGAGCTGGCGGATGACTGGCGGCAGGGCGGCTATCCCTATCGCAATCTCATGCTCCGCAGGAGCTACGAGAAAGCCAAGTACGGGCTGCAGGTGGAACTGCTGAAGCTCCAGAATTGGACCAAGGAGCAAAAGCAGAAGGTCGTCATTCTCTTCGAGGGCCGCGACGCCGCCGGCAAGGGCGGTGCGATCAAGCGATTCATGGAGCATCTCAATCCGCGCGGCGCACGGGTCGTGGCCCTGGAGAAGCCCTCGGAAATGGAGCGCGGGCAATGGTATTTCCAGCGCTATGTGCAGGAGCTGCCGACCGCCGGTGAAATCGTTCTCTTCGACCGCTCCTGGTACAATCGGGCCGGTGTCGAAAGGGTGATGGGGTTCTGCACCGACGAGGAATACAAGGAGTTCATGCGCCAGGCGCCCGAGTTCGAGCGGAACCTGACGCGCAGCGGACTGCATCTGATCAAGTTCTGGTTCTCGGTGAGCCGCGAGGAGCAGAGAAGACGCTTCAAGGAAAGACAGGTTCATCCGCTCAAGCACTGGAAACTGTCGCCCATCGATCTGGCGTCCCTCGACAAGTGGGAAGATTACACCAAGGCGAAGGAAGCGATGTTTCAGCACACCGACACGGCCGACGCGCCCTGGACGGTCATAAAGTCGGACTGCAAAAAACGCGCGCGGCTGAACGCGATGCGCTACCTGCTGCACCGGCTTCCCTACGACGGCAAGGACCCGAAGAAGATTGGCGCGCTCGATCCCCTGCTGGTCGGGCGGGCCCACGTGGTCTACGAGCGCGGCGAAAAC
- the trmFO gene encoding methylenetetrahydrofolate--tRNA-(uracil(54)-C(5))-methyltransferase (FADH(2)-oxidizing) TrmFO → MASSTKPVHIVGGGLAGSEAAWQLAQAGVPVVLHEMRPVRGTEAHLTDSLAELVCSNSFRSDDAANNAVGVIHEEMRRAGSLIMRSADAHKLPAGGALAVDRHGFSAAVQETLLAHPLVTLEREEVAGLPPEDWDSVIVATGPLTSPALAEAIAKLTGEDSLAFFDAIAPIVHHESIDQSIAWKQSRYDKVGPGNVEGSDGADYFNCPMDKPQYDAFVAALLAGEKTEFKEWEHNTPYFQGCQPIEVIASTGPQSLRFGPMKPVGLRDPRTGHRPWAVVQLRQDNALGTLWNIVGFQTKLKHGEQTRIFRTIPGLQNAEFARLGGLHRNTFLNSPRLLDGTLRLKAMPRLRFAGQITGCEGYVESAAVGLMTGRFAAAERLGRAQAAPPPTTAMGALLGHITGGADATTFQPMNINFGLFPPIDGSFKGKERKQAMAVRALRDFDEWLKPTPLAAE, encoded by the coding sequence ATGGCGTCAAGCACCAAGCCCGTACACATCGTCGGCGGCGGTCTCGCGGGCAGCGAGGCTGCGTGGCAACTCGCCCAGGCGGGCGTGCCGGTGGTGCTGCACGAGATGCGGCCGGTGCGCGGCACCGAGGCCCATCTCACCGACAGTCTCGCCGAACTGGTCTGCTCCAACTCCTTCCGCTCCGACGATGCAGCGAACAACGCCGTCGGCGTGATCCACGAAGAGATGCGCCGCGCCGGCTCGCTGATCATGCGCTCGGCCGACGCGCACAAGCTGCCGGCCGGTGGCGCACTGGCGGTCGACCGCCACGGTTTCTCGGCCGCGGTGCAGGAGACCCTGCTCGCCCATCCGCTGGTGACGCTGGAGCGCGAGGAAGTCGCGGGTCTGCCGCCCGAGGACTGGGACAGCGTCATCGTGGCGACCGGTCCGCTCACCTCGCCCGCACTGGCCGAGGCGATCGCCAAACTGACCGGCGAGGACTCGCTCGCCTTCTTCGACGCCATCGCGCCGATCGTCCATCACGAGAGCATCGACCAGTCGATCGCCTGGAAGCAGTCGCGCTACGACAAGGTCGGTCCCGGCAATGTCGAGGGCAGCGACGGCGCCGATTACTTCAACTGTCCGATGGACAAGCCGCAGTACGACGCGTTCGTCGCCGCGCTGCTCGCAGGCGAGAAGACCGAGTTCAAAGAGTGGGAGCACAACACGCCCTACTTCCAGGGCTGCCAGCCGATCGAGGTCATCGCATCCACGGGACCGCAGAGCCTGCGCTTCGGGCCGATGAAGCCCGTCGGCCTCCGCGATCCCCGCACCGGGCATCGCCCCTGGGCGGTGGTGCAACTGCGTCAGGACAATGCGCTCGGCACCTTGTGGAACATCGTGGGCTTCCAGACCAAGCTGAAGCACGGAGAGCAGACGCGCATCTTCCGAACCATCCCCGGCCTGCAGAACGCGGAGTTCGCGAGGCTGGGCGGCCTGCACCGCAACACCTTCCTCAATAGCCCACGCCTGCTCGACGGCACGCTCCGCCTCAAGGCCATGCCGCGGCTGCGCTTCGCCGGCCAGATCACCGGCTGCGAAGGCTATGTCGAGAGCGCGGCCGTCGGACTGATGACCGGACGGTTTGCGGCGGCAGAAAGACTGGGCCGCGCGCAGGCCGCTCCGCCGCCGACGACGGCGATGGGCGCATTGCTCGGCCACATTACCGGCGGCGCCGACGCCACGACCTTCCAGCCGATGAACATCAACTTCGGCCTGTTCCCGCCCATCGACGGCAGCTTCAAGGGCAAGGAGCGCAAGCAGGCGATGGCGGTGCGGGCGCTTCGCGACTTCGACGAGTGGCTGAAGCCGACACCTCTCGCGGCGGAGTGA
- a CDS encoding MATE family efflux transporter, translating to MTPAERRQMMLAGPIVPTILTLATPNVLNVAMQSLVSIADGYFIGQLGVIDLAALALVFPTQMTLGMMSAGAMGGGISSSVARALGSGNKAGAEAAAAHALAIALGMAVLFAIVFVGFGRQIYGALGGSGAALDRAEAFATILFTGCVAHWVANSMASVLRGTGDMKTPGLALVATAAIQIPLTGALTLGWFGLPAFGIRGPAIAAVIAFALAALWMLSKLIGPKAPLRLRWPVDGFRWRAFRDILKVGLIACLVVILTNGTVLVVTGLIGREGDAAIAGYGIGSRLEYMLIPISFGIGAALTALVGTNIGAKQYARAQRMAWTGALMAGAVAATIGVIVAVWPDLWLGLFTTNPGALASGRHYLSIVGPAYGFFGLAMALYFASQGTGEMIWPVGANITRITIAGGGSLLALDHFGWGVSGLYTCVALGIVAFSAVLAFSTTRRAWTG from the coding sequence ATGACACCCGCAGAACGCCGGCAGATGATGCTGGCCGGGCCGATCGTGCCCACCATCCTCACCCTCGCGACCCCGAACGTGCTGAACGTGGCCATGCAGAGCCTCGTCAGCATTGCCGACGGCTATTTCATAGGCCAGCTGGGCGTGATCGACCTCGCTGCCCTCGCGCTGGTGTTCCCGACCCAGATGACCCTCGGCATGATGTCGGCCGGCGCCATGGGCGGCGGCATCTCCTCCTCCGTGGCGCGTGCTCTGGGCTCGGGCAACAAGGCGGGGGCCGAGGCCGCCGCGGCGCATGCCCTGGCCATAGCGCTCGGCATGGCGGTGCTGTTCGCCATTGTGTTCGTGGGCTTCGGCCGCCAGATCTACGGCGCCCTGGGTGGCAGCGGCGCCGCGCTCGACCGCGCCGAGGCCTTCGCCACCATCCTCTTCACCGGCTGCGTCGCCCACTGGGTCGCCAATTCCATGGCCTCGGTCCTGCGCGGCACCGGCGACATGAAGACGCCCGGCCTAGCCCTGGTGGCGACGGCGGCCATCCAGATCCCGCTCACCGGTGCGCTGACCCTGGGTTGGTTCGGATTGCCCGCTTTCGGCATCCGCGGCCCGGCCATCGCGGCCGTGATCGCCTTTGCCCTCGCCGCGCTCTGGATGCTGTCGAAGCTGATCGGCCCCAAGGCGCCCCTGCGGCTGCGCTGGCCGGTCGACGGATTTCGCTGGCGGGCCTTTCGCGACATCCTGAAGGTCGGCCTGATCGCGTGTCTCGTGGTCATCCTGACCAACGGCACGGTGCTGGTCGTCACCGGCCTGATCGGCCGCGAAGGCGACGCCGCCATCGCCGGCTACGGCATCGGCTCGCGGCTGGAATACATGCTGATCCCGATCAGCTTCGGGATCGGTGCGGCCCTTACCGCCCTCGTCGGCACGAACATCGGCGCGAAGCAATATGCCCGCGCCCAGCGCATGGCCTGGACCGGGGCCCTGATGGCCGGCGCCGTCGCGGCGACGATCGGCGTGATCGTCGCCGTCTGGCCCGACCTGTGGCTCGGCCTCTTCACCACCAATCCCGGCGCGCTGGCCTCAGGCCGTCACTATCTCAGCATAGTCGGCCCGGCCTACGGTTTCTTCGGCCTGGCCATGGCGCTCTATTTCGCCTCGCAGGGCACCGGCGAAATGATCTGGCCGGTCGGCGCCAACATCACCCGCATCACCATTGCGGGCGGCGGAAGCCTGCTCGCCCTCGACCATTTTGGCTGGGGCGTCTCGGGCCTCTATACCTGCGTGGCATTGGGCATCGTGGCGTTCTCGGCCGTGCTCGCCTTCTCGACGACTCGACGTGCCTGGACCGGCTAA
- a CDS encoding glutathione S-transferase family protein, producing MKLYSGPLSMFGAKAEIALREKGFPFELEMVPFEMKTLYEPKHPEVVRINPKRQVPVLIDGDLELFDSTQIFEYLESLKRDPGLWPSEPKARARARLLEHKSDEVYFPHIVRLMSDPRAPGAHDATSRFYAEMERTIGGQEWLAGAYSYADIAFYMAQLFGERMGAPVAAELTHLHAWRDRMSARPAVKQVAGAMGRYLLSIGRTLPSFMSKLGL from the coding sequence ATGAAGCTCTATTCCGGTCCTCTCAGCATGTTCGGCGCCAAGGCCGAGATCGCCCTCCGTGAGAAGGGTTTCCCCTTCGAACTCGAGATGGTGCCTTTCGAGATGAAGACGCTCTACGAGCCGAAGCACCCGGAGGTCGTGCGCATCAACCCCAAGCGCCAGGTCCCGGTGCTGATCGACGGTGACCTCGAGCTTTTCGATTCGACGCAGATTTTCGAGTATCTGGAATCGCTGAAGCGCGATCCCGGTCTATGGCCGTCGGAACCGAAGGCGCGGGCCCGGGCGCGGTTGCTGGAGCACAAGTCCGACGAGGTCTACTTCCCCCACATCGTCCGCCTGATGAGCGATCCCAGGGCACCCGGAGCGCACGATGCCACCTCGCGCTTCTACGCGGAGATGGAGCGGACCATCGGTGGACAGGAATGGCTGGCGGGCGCCTACAGCTATGCCGATATCGCGTTCTACATGGCGCAGCTCTTCGGCGAGCGGATGGGCGCACCGGTCGCCGCCGAGCTGACGCACCTGCACGCCTGGCGTGATCGCATGAGCGCGCGGCCGGCCGTGAAGCAGGTGGCCGGGGCGATGGGTCGCTACCTGCTGTCGATCGGACGGACACTCCCGTCCTTCATGAGCAAGCTGGGGCTTTGA
- a CDS encoding D-2-hydroxyacid dehydrogenase family protein, whose amino-acid sequence MKITILDDYFDTLRTLPCFAKLAGHEVTIWNDHEQDVDRLAERLADTEVLVLFRERTQIRAALLERLPKLRLISQRSVYPHIDIDACTRLGIVVSSSQHAGTPSYAAAELTWALALAASRLLPQQIEALKTGRWQMGVGSTLRGKTLGIYGYGRIGATVAGYGRAFGMRVLVWSREKTREDARRDGHEVAPDKLTFFRECDVLSLHMRLVDATRGIVTRADLAEMKPTAILVNTSRAPLIEPGALVAALQAGRPGMAAIDVFEKEPVLDTDHPLLNMPNVIATPHIGYVSRDEYEVQFSDIFDQIVDYAAGTPSHVVNPAVLATARR is encoded by the coding sequence ATGAAGATCACGATCCTGGACGACTACTTCGACACGCTGCGGACCCTGCCCTGCTTCGCAAAGCTCGCGGGTCACGAGGTCACGATCTGGAACGACCACGAGCAGGACGTCGATCGCCTGGCCGAACGGCTGGCCGATACGGAAGTGCTGGTCCTGTTCCGCGAGCGCACGCAGATCCGCGCGGCGCTGCTGGAGAGGCTGCCCAAGCTGAGACTGATCAGCCAGCGCAGCGTCTATCCCCATATCGACATCGATGCCTGCACGCGGCTCGGCATCGTCGTGTCGTCGAGCCAGCATGCCGGCACGCCGTCCTATGCCGCGGCGGAACTGACCTGGGCGCTGGCGCTCGCTGCGTCGCGCCTGCTGCCGCAGCAGATCGAAGCGCTGAAGACCGGCCGCTGGCAGATGGGTGTCGGCTCGACGCTGCGCGGCAAGACGCTGGGCATCTACGGCTATGGCCGCATCGGTGCGACGGTGGCGGGCTACGGCCGCGCCTTCGGCATGCGCGTGCTCGTCTGGTCTCGCGAGAAGACGCGGGAAGATGCGCGGCGCGATGGTCACGAGGTGGCACCCGACAAGCTGACCTTCTTCCGGGAATGCGACGTGCTCTCGCTCCACATGCGGCTGGTGGATGCGACCCGAGGCATCGTCACCCGGGCGGATCTCGCGGAGATGAAGCCAACGGCGATCCTGGTGAACACCAGCCGCGCGCCCCTGATCGAGCCGGGCGCGCTCGTCGCCGCGCTCCAGGCCGGGCGCCCGGGCATGGCGGCCATCGATGTGTTCGAAAAGGAACCGGTGCTCGACACCGATCATCCGCTGCTCAACATGCCGAACGTCATCGCAACACCGCATATCGGTTACGTCTCGCGCGACGAATACGAGGTGCAGTTCAGCGACATCTTCGACCAGATTGTCGACTACGCCGCCGGCACGCCGAGCCATGTCGTCAATCCAGCGGTTCTCGCGACCGCACGGCGTTGA
- the cobF gene encoding precorrin-6A synthase (deacetylating), translating to MKTILIIGIGAGDPDYLTVQAVKALNRADVFFLMDKGPAKAKLRALREEICRRHIAPGHPHRFVEAPSPPRDTRPSDYRASVDELNAAKQAVFEQMIADMKDGETAGILVWGDPMLYDSTIRNLEAISATGNGQIALEVIPGITAIQALAARHGIPLNRIAEPVLVTTGRRLADGLPNGVDSAVVLLDGEDTYRRFAGANMEIYWGAYLGTPDEILIAGKLDEVVDEIHRRRSEARREHGWIMDTYLIRRA from the coding sequence GTGAAGACGATCCTCATCATCGGCATCGGGGCCGGCGACCCGGACTACCTGACCGTCCAGGCCGTCAAGGCGCTGAACCGCGCCGACGTCTTCTTCCTCATGGACAAGGGGCCGGCCAAGGCGAAGCTGCGCGCGCTGCGCGAGGAAATTTGCCGCCGCCACATCGCACCCGGTCATCCCCACCGTTTCGTCGAGGCACCAAGCCCGCCGCGCGATACGCGACCGTCTGATTACCGCGCCAGCGTGGACGAATTGAACGCCGCCAAGCAGGCGGTGTTCGAGCAGATGATCGCGGACATGAAGGATGGCGAGACGGCCGGCATTCTGGTGTGGGGCGACCCCATGCTCTACGACAGCACGATCCGCAATCTCGAGGCCATCTCAGCGACAGGCAACGGCCAGATCGCCCTCGAGGTGATCCCGGGCATCACGGCGATCCAGGCCCTCGCCGCACGACACGGAATACCGCTGAACCGCATCGCAGAACCCGTGCTGGTCACCACCGGCCGCAGACTGGCGGATGGCCTCCCCAATGGCGTCGACAGCGCCGTGGTCCTGCTCGATGGCGAGGATACCTACCGGCGCTTCGCGGGCGCCAACATGGAAATCTACTGGGGAGCCTATCTCGGCACACCCGACGAAATCCTGATCGCCGGCAAACTGGACGAGGTCGTCGACGAGATCCACCGCCGGCGCAGCGAGGCACGGCGGGAACACGGATGGATCATGGATACCTATCTGATCCGGAGAGCCTAG
- a CDS encoding gamma-glutamyl-gamma-aminobutyrate hydrolase family protein has product MTSTKKPVVGVIGNSGVVNDRHNVQLVGQRNMRAVAEVAGALPLMFAGTPDITDIEALLGAVDGILLTGARANVHPTRFGLEPHPAHEPYDQDRDAMALGLIEACVERGVPIFGICRGFQEMNVAFGGSLHPEIRDIPGRMNHRMPRLENGEVHPDPTVVFADRHEVKLVPEGYFAGLLGCDCIRVNSLHGQGILDPGKRVAIEGVAEDGTIEAICIADAPGFAVGVQWHAEYDPQTNPINRKLFQAFGAALRDHADNK; this is encoded by the coding sequence ATTACCAGCACCAAGAAGCCCGTGGTCGGGGTGATCGGCAATTCCGGCGTCGTGAACGACCGGCACAATGTCCAGCTTGTGGGGCAGCGAAACATGCGGGCGGTCGCCGAAGTCGCCGGCGCCCTGCCGTTGATGTTCGCGGGCACGCCGGACATCACCGACATCGAAGCCCTGTTGGGCGCGGTCGACGGTATTCTCCTCACCGGCGCACGAGCCAATGTCCATCCGACGCGCTTTGGACTCGAGCCGCATCCCGCCCACGAACCGTATGACCAGGATCGCGACGCGATGGCGCTTGGGCTGATCGAGGCCTGCGTTGAGCGCGGCGTGCCGATCTTCGGCATCTGCCGCGGCTTCCAGGAAATGAACGTGGCATTCGGCGGTTCGCTGCATCCCGAGATTCGGGACATTCCGGGCCGCATGAACCATCGCATGCCGCGCCTCGAGAATGGCGAGGTCCACCCCGATCCCACGGTCGTGTTTGCCGACCGCCACGAGGTGAAGCTCGTGCCGGAGGGCTACTTCGCCGGTCTGCTTGGATGCGACTGCATTCGCGTCAACTCGCTGCACGGGCAGGGGATCCTCGATCCCGGCAAGCGCGTCGCGATCGAAGGTGTGGCGGAGGACGGCACGATCGAGGCAATCTGCATTGCCGACGCGCCCGGCTTCGCCGTCGGCGTCCAGTGGCACGCCGAATACGATCCGCAGACCAATCCGATCAACCGCAAGCTTTTCCAGGCGTTCGGCGCCGCACTCCGCGATCACGCGGACAACAAGTAG